Within Odontesthes bonariensis isolate fOdoBon6 chromosome 16, fOdoBon6.hap1, whole genome shotgun sequence, the genomic segment CAGGGCAGGGCGATAATAGTGTGGGGCAGGGCGATAATAGTGTTGGGCAGGGCGATAATAGTGTGGGGCAGGGCAATAATAGTGTGGGGCAGGGCGGGGCGATAATAGTGTGGGGCAGGGCGATAATAGTGCGGGGCAGGGCAATAATAGTGTGGGGCAGGGTGGGGCGATAATAGTGTGGGGCAGGGCGATAATAGTGTGGGGCAGGGCGATAATAGTTTGTGGGGCATGGCGATAATAGTGTGTGGGGCAGGGCGATAATAGTGTGGGGCAGGGCGATAATAGCGTGGGGCAGGGCGATAATAGCGTGGGGCAGGGCGGGGCGAGAATTGTGTGGGGCAGGGCGATAATAGCGTGGGCCAGGGCGATAATAGCGTGGGGCAGGGCGGGGCGAGAATAGTGTGGGGCAGGGCGATAATAGCGTGGGGCAGGGCGGTTGAAGAGGCTGTCCAAAAGTCTGTTGGATTCTTAGCAAATGATTATTGAGTAGCAAgtaaaatgaaaatatgacaACAAGTACTGTTTGAATGAACTTCTATGTGATAATTGTGTGAAATCAATATATATATCttataaatattctcatttcAACCAAACCGCCCAGCCCTCTGTAAATGTAGCTGTTTCTGTTCATCGCTGCTGACTGTGACATATTCCCTGAGCAGAAGTGAGTCATACGGTGCTCCCTGAGACGGCCATGAGCAGGCTTTGTTAAAACATGAACATGGAAAGAGGATGGAGGGctttcttttaaaagaaaaccgCTTTCTAAAATCACCATAAAAATGTACAATGCTGTAAATCAGTGTGCATGTCGTTTTGGTTTCCATGTCTATAAGAAACAGGGACTCCTGTTACTTTTCCCTGTGGAGGCAAAGCCTCGGTTTAAATATCAGCATATCGTCTCTTGACTTTCTAATTTCTACTGTAATAACCATTTTTATAGTTTCAACCAGCTATGAATCAAACCGAAGCGCAGAAGAGGGCATTTTCATAAATATGCAAATCCAAGGTCAGGTGGTCACCGCCTCCTCTCCCACCATCTGAGGTAGAGTCAGTCTCTGTGGATGGCTGCACACGTCCAGTCCAGGTTGAGTCCCTTCAGGCTGCCTCATATCTCCGTAGAAACCCCGTATATATGATGTCTGCTACATGTTTGTCTTTGATATTCTCAGCACATCAACGTGGACCATGTTTCTACTTCTGTCTGTGAACACCGTGGCCCGTTTGAAACCAGCATAGCTGATTTTATCCTAACAGAGCTCTAATATCTGTGCCATCCACACATCCCTGCATGCCTCTGGAAGGCAAAGACCTTCCATCACCCTTTTAAGGTTTACATTATTATACTGTACATCTGGATCAGTGCATTTGTTTTTACCAAAAGGTGTTTTTACCAGTTGTAAACTGTAGAAAGATGAAACTAAACCCAGATTACATGTGTTACAACCTCGGCCTGCTGCctggagaagaagaaagatAACAGCAATAGTTACCAACTGAATGGATATGAAAAATGCAAAGTTGAATCTGTTTAATCTAAAAATATATATCCATACATGTTTATGCAATAAAAACTTGTTTTGATAGAAATGCACTGCAGCTGTTTATTTGTAACGGATGCTTCTCCTTCAGGTTTCAAAGCTCATGGTGGCTGCTGGTCACCGGCCATCATCACGGCGTCGCCCTTTAAACACCGACCTCACAGATGAACCCGGCGAGCGTCTCCCCATGCACAAACCAACTGCTCTGAGAGCTGCTGGCATCGGCCCTCGTTGTAAATCTTGATAATTAAGAAACACAAGTCAAGAGAACGACCTCTTAGCAGTtgcagccgatccccgtttacTGCCAGACAATGAACCAAAGCGTCCCACTAAGTGGACAAACAAGACATTAGGCTCAGCGGAATGGTCCACCCGACACTGCCAGCTGCTTTTACCTGCAAATCCTTCAGTCCATTTCCACTTTTACGGGCGAAATTAGGGGATTCATATGCCGATTCCAATCTTCCTGAGATCCAATAAAGAAGTCACACTGATAATGGGAGGCATAAAAACCATTTAATGAGGTACTAATGGTCACTGTGACGCCCACACATTTCTATGCACACACAGGATGGATGTAAAACCCCCAACTCTCCCCAAACCCTTAGAAACTGATCCCAGACTAACACCAAAGAGTAGAACACACCCCTCCACCAGCAGCATCACGTCAGTTATTCAAAGCGACTTTGAGGAAAAACTTCATCTTCTACAGGAACAGTACTTCATTGCTGCTTGTTATTTTGTGTGTTTGCCTTAAAAAtaccataaaaaaaagaaacatgtaCGAGGCGTTGTCATGGAAACTCCAACAACTTTTACAGGAGGACAAAGGCACAAGCATACAGTGGCCTGCAAAAAGTATGTAccccctctttttttcctttttcgttGTCTTAcaacccttaaaaaaaaaaagataaaaaatgtcCCTGCTGATGAAAACTtcccacagcatgatgctgccgCCACCGTGCATCGCTGTGGGGAAGATGTTGTGGGGATGGTCAGAGGTGAAGCCCAGCTTTGTGCAGTGGCTTAGTGGTTGCACCAGTAACACCTTGGGGGGTCACTGTCGGTCTCTTTGCCTCTCTGGGTCATACCATCCTCGCCCAGTCTGTGAGCGTTGGGAGACGCCCTCCTGAGGCAGGCTTGTTGTGGCAAATAATCGTCCCATTTCTGTAATGATGGATTTAATGGTGCACGATGGGATGAGTTTCAGATATTTTCCTTTAACAAACCCAACTCATCTTTGTACTTCTGCACAACTTTGTCCCTGAGCTTTTTGGAGAGCATCTTGGACTTCATGGTGTCGCCTACTTGGCGTCGCCTCCCAATTGGTGGCGTCGCAGACTCTGGGGCCTCTCAGAACAGTGCCGGGGGTCTCAAACTTtggtcctggagggccgctgtcctgcaggttttagactgcttcaacacacctgattcagattaaatggatctcttcagaAGCTTGTTAAATTCTGACACAAACCAGCTTATGAAGCATGGATCTGACTCAGATctgctgaagcagggaaacatctagaaacatctaaaacctgtaGCACGGCCCTCCAGGACccctgacatcatgtgactttagaTTGCACCCAGCTGGACCTTTTTTAACTACATTTATGACATATGAGACACATTTGTAGAGAAGATCTTATTTAGGGCCTTCGAGGTGAACACATATGCACGCACCACTTCTTTTCCCATTTCACTTCACCAGATGGGACCATCTGAATATTTCCATTTAAATTGGAGGATGTAAGGcaagaaaaaatgtaaaaaattaaaaacacaagggGGGATATTTTTACGAGCCACTGTTAACAAGGTCTTTTCAGCCCAGTGAAGCACAACACTCACTCTGTGACAgtatgggttagggttggagctgcAGTGTGGTGATAAATAACAGCTGAGAAGAAGCCACGTGTCGGACATAAACTGGAGCAAAGAAGATTTTAATACCTCGTGTCTTTTTAGAATAAGGTTTACATGTTCTGAATCATCGAGTGGAGCTCGCTGCATATTTTCCATGTGAATGTCCACAAATTAAAGATCCTCGCCGGAGGGAAAGTGGCGGCTTGTGAAGATGTGATCAGAGACAgaggtgtggggggggggggggggggcagaagcagagaagAAAGGGAAGCTCAGAACTCTGTGTGGGCGTGGCTGTAGTCCCGGCTGCTCGCTGGGCTCTCGCTGGGCTTCATGAAGATGCCCTCCATGGCCTTCCACAGGCTGTGCTGACTGGAGCTGGGCATGGCGTGGACTTCCATCTGACCGTGGATGGGCCGCCCGTACTGCTCGCCCGTCACCGACAGCAGCGCGTCGGTGGCCTTGTGACGGAAGCGGATGGCCTCCTCGCGCTTCCACACGGACCCCCCACACTGAACCGTCCACTCGTCCAGGTTGTCCCCTTCTCCTTCCTCGCCAAACGCGCTCACCTCCTGAGGACACAAAGACCTTACAGCTCAGTGGTGGGAGCTGGACAAACTGCTTAAAAAGCGCTTTGTTTTTTACTCTAATCTCACAGGGTCATCCCATGCCTCGCAGTTTTCCTGTTCTTCtaacttatttaggattgcttttaatacccagtagcatgatgacacttttatcttgttttatcttatttgattttgttgtattttattgctttcactgttctttatttgtttttacttcttcttctctttatttattacctgctgtaaagcactttggtacaccgtaaggattgtctgtaaagggctgtagaaataaagaacATTTAACAGAGCTGTACTACCAAAACTCGAGACTGAGACTgttgacgctgtgacgctttgcggtaagacgtgttgcatcacttcctgttaccttgcttgtacactgtggaatttcttgctccgcttggagtactgataatcactttatttctatctataacttacacaattttgcatagttaaactctatagcttagcgttctgttctaacacactcctacagatctttattctcactttttaacggtgtgactgacaccagcggccatagtcaaatgcattccaggggccagagcgggcgacatagaatcctatttaaaactgctggctaaggataaacgtaaatatggtaaaatagttattcacgtcggcgttaatgacacccggttacgccaatcggaggtcactaaaattatgTTTGTTATGATTAAAATTAtgatgttgcatcggtgtgtaattttgccaaaacaatgtcggactccgtagttttctctggacccctgccaaatctgaccagtgatgacatgtttagccggatgtcgtcctacaatcgctggttgtctagatggtgtccagcaaacaacgtgggctacatagataattggcaatctttctggagaaaacctggtctgatgaggagagacggcatccatcccactttggaaggagcagctctcatttctagaaatatggatgaatttatttgccaccctaaaacatgacaacccagggctcagaccaggatgcagagttgtagtcttacacacttctctgcagcttcccacctgctgctacccacccaatcaattaacacaaaaggagcaaatcctcttgtgcaaaaagaaattattaaaacaaaaactttaactgaacaaaaacatcaaactattaaatgtggtttgctgaatatcagatctctcctttccaagtctctgttagtgaatgagttgatgtgtgatcatcatattgatatattttgtcttacagaaacctggctgcagcaggaggatcatgttagcatcatgttagcatcatgttagcattaatgaagcaactccctctgactgtttaaatgttcacgttcctggaaccacaggcagaggaggaggagtggcagctattttcagatcagggttactaatcagtcccagacccaagattagtttgagctcttttgaatctctgattctcagtttttcccacgcaaagtggaaatcccagaaacctcttgtgtttgttgttgtgtatcgtccacctggcccttattctgagtttctgtctgaattctcagagtttttatcccagttagtgctgagtacagataaagtcattgtagtgggtgactttaatattcatgtagatgttgaaaatgacagcctgaatatgaactttaattctatattagactctattggattttctcagagtgttcacggaccgactcactgccttaatcacacccttgatcttgtgctgacttatggcattgagagtgaacagttaacagtgttccctcataaccctgtcttatctgaccatttgctgataacctttgagtttacattacttgactatacagtttctgagaagaaatttacatatagaaggtgtctatcagaggatgctgtaaccagatttaaagagttaattccatcatccttttcttcactgccatgtgcagacaGAAGCGGTCTTTGCATAGAGGCATAGCTAGGCAACTGCCTTGGGCCCCTCCACTGTAGGGGCCCCCTGACTAGCTGCAAACTTCCCATAGGCCTACAGCTGGTAATTGGGGCCCTTAGGACAGTAATTCACAGATAGTGCGTTCATAAATGGTGATTTTTGTATGTTTAAattggaaacaaaaacaacacaataaaTTACAAAGACATACAGATTACGTGCACACCCCCTCTTATTCGCGTTAAAATGGAATATTCCATCCATGCCATGTGCGCTagaccagagtggtgtaaaaagagttccaaacaagagacgcagctccgttaacctcaattactcgtcaagaacaattactggtaagttaataaaataacagcattttaaacgttttttacattttcaaacattatctatcagaagtatactcttagacatcgttatCTTTACATTTGGTTTGCATGAAAGGTCGATgttgttaaaaatggaatggatttagaGACCTAACTGAAAGCTTagtaacggaggctaacgtgaggtaattaacgtgatcatttcactaaagtccgttaactttttattgtcaggtgacattatgtaaagttgttttgattgttaggtttttaaacattaccaaaatactatataggcctatagtaataatacatttaatacatttttggtatttctgacgtattttctccggtaaattgattaaattacaacatttttggcattgcgaggcattagctgactggtctttaattaagtaagtttttttcagcatgactttgcagctgtgataatgaatttattcatttctctgttgttgtcagggaggtcagcagatgtgctggtcgctgctgtcatggatcaaccctcattaggGCTTCAGCCGATTTCTACGATGTCCAAACgcttaaatttgatcaaatacagttcattgttgcagattaatctacccaacagtataaatagcagtaaaataacttctttattaaggcttgttttacattttccatgatgacattttataataaaatgtttagtttaaatctgttttgtttatttttttcacaactgacacatttattttgtcattaatatggttttaaccagaaaaaagttaaattcatattttaatccatccatccatccattatacccgctgaatccgtcggtcgggtcgcgggggggctcattgtccatctgacaccagagagaacagacagactgaatgacatcttctacagacggagtgtttgggacaacaggagtagatcctgggaacagacagtaacatcaggctctgttggaggatgtagatctgaaggtaagctggaccacgggcatgattcagtataaaggaggacaagGTAGCTGCCGCCTGCTGgcatgcaggggtaccctctacgatttaaaatggtgataaatgtgtgTCTGCgcttcaaaaaagaaaaacgttgataaaatacatcgtcagtgaagtgatcaatgcacattatgggtcaatatttaccgaaaattgcgtcgtaaatgttaaagttatcatttttgtgctccgtcccactaagacccgttcaaactgactgacagcgctgtgatgtttggaactccggaggctcacatcaaccacgtgacagccctagcggcgacttcaaagcgtgtcgcaactctgtattactctatagctctgcgcTAGACGACAGTTCCATATATAGTAAACTTATTTCTCGCATATTAATGTTGATGGGCCCCCTAGCTAAATTCGCCTTGAGCCCCCAAATTGCTAAGTCCGCCCctgtgtgcagatatgacagaggacgactacctaaactttactccagcagcacttgactctcttgttgacagcactatagtttcaatgcgtacagcactggacaatgttgcccctctgaaaaggaaggtaatcagtcagaagaggctggctccttggtataattcacagctgcgtgctttaaagcagactgcaagaaagctggagagacagtggcgttcctctaatttagaagagtctcagttagtctggaaagatagtttaataacgtataagaaagcccttcgtaaagctagaactgcttattattcatcattgatagaagagaataagaataatcccaggtttcttttcagcactgtagccagtctgactaagagtccgagctctgctgagccagttattcctttaactctcagcagtgatgatttcatgagcttcttcatcaataaaattgtttctatcagagagaagattgatggagtccttcccactattatcagtgatgtatcatcaagtacagcagctttagaagtatctttagaacctgatttgtatttagacggcttctgcccagttgatctctctgaactaacaacagcaatagtctcttctaaaccatcaacttgtgttttagacccaatcccaaccagactgttcaaggaggttttcccattaattgacacttccatattggatttgatcaatctgtctttgttgacaggatatgtacctcagacttttaaggttgctgtaattaaacctttacttaaaaaacctactcttgattcagaagtgttggctcattatagacctatatccaatctcccttttatgtctaaagttcttgaaaaaatagttgcagctcagctttgtgatcacttacacagaaataatctgtttgaagagtttcagtcaggattcagagtgcatcatagcacagaaactgcactgctgaaagttaccaatgatctcctcttagcctctgatagcagacttgtgtctgtgcttgtcctgttggatctcagtgctgcatttgatacggtcgatcacagtatcttattacacagacttaaACATGTTAtcgggattaaaggaactgcattaggctggtttaagtcatatttatctgatagatttcagtttgttcttgtaaatgaagaatcttcctcacacaccagagtaagtcatggagttccccagggttctgtgcttggaccgattctttttactttatacatgcttccattaggtaacattattagacagcatggcataaatttccattgctatgctgatgatactcagctgtacttatctataaaaccagatgaacccaataggttggtcagactacaagcatgtcttaaagacataaagacctggatgactcagaactgtctgctgctaaattcagacaaaactgaagtcgttatctttggacctgagcgtttcagggagaaattgtctagctatatagttactctagatggtatttccttggcttctagttctactgtgaggaaccttggagttatttttgaccagaacttatcatttgactcgcatataaaacaggtttctaggactgccttctttcaccttcgtaatattgttaaaatcaggaacatcttgtctcagagtgatgcagaaaaactaattcatgcatttgttacttcaagattggactgctgtaattctttattattgggctgtcccacatattctctgaaaagccttcagttgatccaaaatgctgcagccagagttttgatgagaactaacaggagagatcatatttctccagttttagcttctcttcattggctccctgttaaattcagaatagaatttaagattcttctccttacatataaagctcttaatgaccgagctccatcatatcttcaagatctcattgtaagatattttcctaacagagcacttcgttcccaaactgcaggtttacttgaggttcccagagtttctaaaagtagaatgggaggcagagccttcagttatcaggcccctctattgtggaataagctgccagtaaatgtccgggaagcagacaccctttccacttttaagaccaggcttaaaactttccttttttataaagcttatagttagggatggctcaggtaatcctgaaacatcccatagttaagctgctataggcctagactgctggggggcctcatctgacacacctttcctcactttactctctttatgtatatgtgatattattgtggtcattaactcgtgtttccctgttccaacagatatcctttgaatgcccccccccctaGCTGCTGACAGAAGCCTGGATGACTTGGTGATGAATGTTGGGTTCTGAGGCATTCAGCTTTTCTGAATGAGGCAGCGTCTCCTGCTCTGAGCAGGGAGCTCTGGGTTCCTCCTCCCTGACACCAAACTCTTCCTGCTCCCACCCACCTGGTTAGAGGACAGCGGCGAGGAGAAGTGGTGGCTGTGCAGGTTGCGGCCCGTGTTGACATGAGTGAGGCGAATGGTCTGCCCACATTTGACCGGAGTCCCTCGATGACACAAAGCGTCGCCTGTACCCCGAACCCTCCAGTAGCTGTTGCTGTCCTCCACCGCAGTGACCCCGGTCACAGACTGCTGCCCGCTGcctgtggacacacacagccagaagaaaagcagaaataactcATTCAGTGCATTCAGAATGATTCACATGCTtcatttatgtttttgtgtattttattttttataaaaagtGATCCACAAGTCCTGGAGTCAAATGTCATTTCCATCACACCTCAGGTCTGGACCTGCCTTTGAGCCCAAGACCTGGTGTTTGCAAAGAGAAGTTTCAACAGTGTGGGAGGTTCATCTGAAGGCTGAACACACAGGAGGTCAGGTCAacacattcagacacattcagacacattcagacacattcagagcTGTAGAGTAAATacactttttacaccactctgagCACACCTACAGAGC encodes:
- the sdf2 gene encoding stromal cell-derived factor 2 yields the protein MGGLIYSVEQRYLPSLLLVLSCVLGLSLGTELSFVTCGSVLKLLNVKHSVRLHSHDVRYGSGSGQQSVTGVTAVEDSNSYWRVRGTGDALCHRGTPVKCGQTIRLTHVNTGRNLHSHHFSSPLSSNQEVSAFGEEGEGDNLDEWTVQCGGSVWKREEAIRFRHKATDALLSVTGEQYGRPIHGQMEVHAMPSSSQHSLWKAMEGIFMKPSESPASSRDYSHAHTEF